One Saccharopolyspora erythraea NRRL 2338 genomic region harbors:
- a CDS encoding fumarate hydratase yields the protein MTTTFDYTEVLPLGPDQTEYRLLTTEGIEVVEAAGRRFLEVEPSVLTNLAAEAVKDIQHLLRPSHLAQLRAIVEDPEASANDRFVATDLLRNACVSAGGVLPMCQDTGTAIVIGKRTETVLTGGDDERLLSRGIYDAYQELNLRYSQMAPLNFWEERNTATNLPAQIELYTKAGTDPKYDFLFMAKGGGSANKTFLYQETKALLNPGRLARFLEEKLRSLGTAACPPYHLAIVVGGMSAEYNLKVAKLASARYLDELPLEGSPSGHAMRDVELEAQVLDMTRQFGIGAQFGGKYFCHDVRVIRLPRHGASCPVGVAVSCSADRQAKAKITPEGVFLEQLERDPARYLPEVVDEQLSDEVVRIDLNRPMDEIRAELSKLPVKTRVSLTGPLVVARDIAHAKIAERLDAGEPMPQYLRDHPVYYAGPAKTPDGYASGSFGPTTAGRMDAYVEQFQAAGGSLVMLAKGNRSRKVAASCHEHGGFYLGSIGGPAARLAQDCIRKVEVLEYPELGMEAVWRIEVEDFPAFVVVDDKGNDFFADSTQPTLQISFAR from the coding sequence GTGACCACCACGTTCGACTACACCGAGGTCCTGCCCCTCGGTCCCGACCAGACCGAGTACCGGCTGCTGACCACCGAGGGCATCGAGGTCGTCGAGGCAGCCGGGCGACGGTTCCTCGAAGTCGAGCCGAGCGTCCTGACGAACCTGGCCGCCGAGGCCGTCAAGGACATCCAGCACCTGCTCCGCCCGTCGCACCTGGCCCAGCTGCGGGCCATCGTCGAAGACCCCGAAGCCAGCGCCAACGACCGGTTCGTGGCCACCGACCTGCTCCGCAACGCCTGCGTCTCCGCGGGCGGCGTGCTGCCGATGTGCCAGGACACCGGCACCGCCATCGTCATCGGCAAGCGCACCGAGACGGTGCTGACCGGCGGCGACGACGAACGGCTGCTCTCGCGCGGCATCTACGACGCCTACCAGGAGCTGAACCTGCGCTACTCGCAGATGGCGCCGCTGAACTTCTGGGAGGAGCGCAACACCGCGACGAACCTGCCCGCGCAGATCGAGCTCTACACCAAGGCCGGGACAGACCCGAAGTACGACTTCCTGTTCATGGCCAAGGGCGGCGGCAGCGCGAACAAGACGTTCCTCTACCAGGAGACCAAGGCGCTGCTGAACCCCGGCCGGCTCGCCCGGTTCCTGGAGGAGAAGCTGCGTTCGCTGGGCACGGCCGCGTGCCCGCCGTACCACCTGGCCATCGTCGTCGGCGGCATGTCGGCCGAGTACAACCTCAAGGTCGCCAAGCTGGCCTCCGCCCGCTACCTCGACGAGCTGCCGCTGGAGGGCTCGCCGTCCGGGCACGCGATGCGCGACGTCGAGCTGGAGGCGCAGGTCCTGGACATGACGCGGCAGTTCGGCATCGGCGCCCAGTTCGGCGGGAAGTACTTCTGCCACGACGTCCGGGTGATCCGCCTGCCCCGGCACGGCGCCTCGTGCCCGGTCGGCGTCGCGGTGTCGTGCTCGGCGGACCGCCAGGCCAAGGCCAAGATCACCCCGGAGGGCGTGTTCCTCGAGCAGCTCGAGCGCGACCCCGCCCGCTACCTGCCGGAGGTCGTCGACGAGCAGCTCTCCGACGAGGTGGTGCGCATCGACCTCAACCGGCCGATGGACGAGATCCGCGCGGAGCTTTCGAAGCTGCCGGTCAAGACCCGGGTTTCGCTGACCGGTCCGCTGGTTGTGGCCCGCGACATCGCCCACGCCAAGATCGCCGAGCGGCTGGACGCGGGCGAGCCGATGCCGCAGTACCTGCGCGACCACCCGGTGTACTACGCGGGACCGGCCAAGACCCCCGACGGCTACGCGTCGGGTTCGTTCGGGCCCACCACGGCCGGGCGGATGGACGCCTACGTCGAGCAGTTCCAGGCCGCGGGCGGCTCGCTGGTGATGCTGGCCAAGGGCAACCGGTCGCGCAAGGTCGCGGCGTCGTGCCACGAGCACGGCGGTTTCTACCTGGGTTCCATCGGCGGCCCGGCCGCGCGGCTGGCCCAGGACTGCATCCGCAAGGTCGAGGTGCTGGAGTACCCCGAGCTGGGGATGGAAGCGGTGTGGCGCATCGAGGTCGAGGACTTCCCGGCGTTCGTCGTCGTCGACGACAAGGGCAACGACTTCTTCGCCGACTCGACCCAGCCGACGCTGCAGATCTCGTTCGCGCGCTGA
- a CDS encoding acetoin utilization protein AcuC gives MANQCAVVWDDSVLGYDLGGQHPLHPVRLDLTMRLARSLGLLDDVEVLKPSPADDEDLERVHRPEYLSAVRSAPTAAWDVGHGLGTDDNPIFDRMHEASALVAGASIQAAEQIVSGRADRAVNLAGGLHHAMADHAAGFCVYNDCAIAIAWMLANGVERIAYIDVDVHHGDGVQAAFYDDPRVLTVSLHQHPTTLWPFTGFPTETGSPKADGTAVNIGLPPGTRDAEWQRAFHAVVPSVLDAFRPQVLVTQCGADAHREDPLADLAMSVDGQRASYRALRELATSYAGGKWLALGGGGYSLFRVVPRAWTHLLATVLDRDLDPNTSIPGDWMAHAVRVAGNVPLPTSMTDGADPAFTPWDGVTDAPVDTAIRDARHAVFPLHGLDPLDSRD, from the coding sequence ATGGCTAACCAGTGCGCTGTGGTTTGGGACGACTCCGTGCTCGGCTACGACCTCGGCGGGCAGCACCCGCTGCACCCGGTCCGGCTCGACCTGACGATGCGGTTGGCCCGGTCGCTCGGTCTGCTCGACGACGTGGAGGTGCTCAAGCCCAGCCCGGCCGATGACGAGGACCTCGAACGCGTGCACCGGCCCGAGTACCTGTCGGCCGTGCGGTCGGCGCCGACGGCGGCGTGGGATGTCGGCCACGGGCTCGGTACCGACGACAACCCGATCTTCGACCGGATGCACGAGGCGTCGGCGCTGGTGGCGGGGGCGTCGATCCAGGCCGCCGAGCAGATCGTGTCGGGCCGGGCCGACCGGGCCGTCAACCTCGCCGGTGGGCTGCACCACGCCATGGCCGACCACGCCGCGGGCTTCTGCGTCTACAACGACTGCGCGATCGCCATCGCGTGGATGCTGGCCAACGGGGTGGAGCGGATCGCCTACATCGACGTCGACGTGCACCACGGCGACGGCGTGCAGGCGGCCTTCTACGACGACCCGCGGGTGCTCACGGTCTCGCTCCACCAGCACCCGACGACCCTGTGGCCGTTCACCGGCTTCCCCACCGAGACCGGCTCGCCCAAGGCCGACGGCACCGCGGTGAACATCGGCCTGCCGCCGGGCACCCGTGACGCCGAATGGCAGCGGGCTTTCCACGCGGTGGTGCCCTCGGTGCTCGACGCCTTCCGGCCGCAGGTCCTGGTGACCCAGTGCGGGGCGGACGCGCACCGGGAGGACCCGCTGGCCGACCTCGCGATGTCGGTGGACGGCCAGCGTGCGAGCTACCGCGCCCTGCGCGAGCTGGCCACCTCCTACGCGGGCGGCAAGTGGCTCGCGCTCGGCGGTGGCGGCTACTCGCTGTTCCGGGTGGTGCCGCGCGCGTGGACCCACCTGCTGGCGACCGTGCTCGACCGCGACCTCGACCCGAACACCTCGATTCCCGGGGACTGGATGGCGCACGCCGTCCGGGTCGCGGGCAACGTGCCGCTGCCGACATCCATGACCGACGGGGCCGACCCGGCGTTCACGCCCTGGGACGGCGTCACCGACGCCCCGGTGGACACCGCGATCCGCGACGCCAGGCACGCGGTGTTCCCGTTGCACGGTCTGGACCCGCTCGACAGCCGCGACTGA
- the galK gene encoding galactokinase, producing the protein MSPAGRAAETFTAEHGRAPSAVWSAPGRVNLIGEHTDYNDGFVLPFALPHRTAVAVAPRADGMLSIATLGSDGELHRSPELTIAGLAPGASTGWSTYPAGVAWALRGAGVELPGADLVIVGEVPTGAGLSSSHALECAVALALLDTAGRAPGSPDAPSLAEIAILVQRAENDFAGAPTGLLDQTASLCCTEAHALFFDVRSGETEQIPFATLDAGLELLVVDTRVKHSHGESGYGDRRRGCERAAELLEVKALRDVAAEDLDGALAGLPDELRPLVRHVVTENERVLATVGKLRAGAIAGIGDLLTASHASMRDDYEISCPELDLVVDTALASGAVGARMTGGGFGGSAIALVRSADRELVEKRVLDAFAERELTTPRLFTAVPAAGAGRDL; encoded by the coding sequence GTGAGCCCGGCGGGCCGGGCGGCCGAGACCTTCACCGCGGAGCACGGCCGCGCCCCCAGCGCGGTCTGGTCCGCCCCGGGCAGGGTGAACCTCATCGGGGAGCACACCGACTACAACGACGGGTTCGTGCTCCCCTTCGCATTGCCGCACCGCACGGCGGTGGCGGTGGCGCCGCGCGCGGACGGGATGCTTTCGATCGCGACTCTCGGCAGCGACGGCGAGCTGCACCGCAGCCCGGAGCTGACCATCGCCGGACTCGCTCCCGGGGCCTCGACCGGTTGGTCCACCTACCCGGCGGGTGTCGCGTGGGCGCTTCGCGGGGCCGGGGTCGAGCTTCCCGGCGCCGACCTGGTGATCGTCGGCGAAGTCCCGACCGGGGCCGGGCTGTCGTCCTCGCACGCGCTGGAATGCGCCGTGGCCCTGGCCCTGCTGGACACCGCGGGCCGAGCGCCGGGCTCGCCCGATGCGCCGAGCCTGGCCGAGATCGCGATTCTGGTGCAGCGCGCGGAGAACGACTTCGCGGGTGCTCCGACCGGTCTGCTCGACCAGACCGCGTCGCTGTGCTGCACCGAGGCGCACGCGCTGTTCTTCGACGTGCGCTCCGGTGAGACCGAGCAGATCCCGTTCGCCACCCTCGACGCCGGGCTGGAACTTCTCGTGGTCGACACCCGAGTCAAGCACTCGCACGGCGAATCCGGCTACGGGGACCGCAGGCGCGGCTGCGAGCGCGCGGCGGAACTGCTGGAGGTCAAAGCGCTTCGCGACGTGGCGGCCGAAGACCTGGACGGCGCGCTGGCCGGGCTGCCGGACGAACTCCGGCCGCTGGTGCGGCACGTCGTCACCGAGAACGAGCGCGTGCTGGCCACCGTCGGCAAGCTCCGCGCGGGCGCGATCGCCGGCATCGGCGACCTGCTGACCGCCTCGCACGCCAGCATGCGCGACGACTACGAGATCTCGTGCCCAGAACTGGACCTGGTGGTCGACACCGCGCTGGCCTCCGGCGCGGTCGGCGCACGCATGACCGGTGGCGGTTTCGGCGGTTCGGCCATCGCGCTGGTGCGCTCGGCCGACCGCGAGCTCGTCGAGAAGCGCGTCCTCGACGCCTTCGCCGAGCGTGAGCTGACCACTCCCCGGTTGTTCACGGCGGTCCCGGCCGCGGGCGCGGGACGGGACCTGTGA
- a CDS encoding YeeE/YedE family protein, which yields MSAGTAAPTTSTKPETPPQARPQWLPLLLGIAGSVALVTATAFVAGAKLAALAALGLALGLTLFHSRFGFTSAWRQLVSVGQTSGVRAHLLMLAAASVLFAPILAGGVAFFGGTPEGNVEPLGLGLVVGAVLFGIGMQLGGACASGTLFAVGGGNTLLVVTLFFFIVGSVIGALHLPMWSSDAITLGSFSLAEDTGLGYGGALVLQLAVLGAIGWVATRWARRHDAPPAGRPPTARGVWRVVRGSWPLWVGALVLAVLNAAVLLTRGSPWGITSAFVLWGSKGLQAVGVDVASWPYWQGEKAAALSQSVLTDGTSVLDFGIMIGALVASAASGAFVLAKRLPAKVLLAAVVGGLLMGYGARLAYGCNIGAYFSGIASFSLHGWAWGLLALVGTWIGLRLRPLFGLDVPKPTDSVC from the coding sequence ATGTCCGCCGGTACCGCAGCACCCACGACCTCCACCAAACCTGAGACCCCGCCGCAGGCGCGCCCGCAGTGGCTGCCGCTGCTGCTCGGGATCGCCGGATCCGTGGCGCTGGTCACGGCGACCGCGTTCGTCGCGGGCGCGAAGCTAGCGGCGCTCGCCGCGCTCGGCCTGGCGCTGGGGCTCACGTTGTTCCACTCCCGCTTCGGTTTCACCTCGGCGTGGCGGCAGCTGGTCTCGGTCGGACAGACCTCCGGCGTCCGCGCGCACCTGCTCATGCTGGCGGCGGCGTCGGTGCTGTTCGCGCCGATCCTGGCCGGAGGTGTGGCCTTCTTCGGCGGTACGCCGGAAGGGAACGTCGAGCCGCTCGGCCTCGGACTGGTCGTCGGGGCCGTCCTGTTCGGAATCGGCATGCAGCTCGGCGGCGCCTGCGCCTCGGGAACCCTGTTCGCCGTCGGCGGCGGCAACACGCTGCTCGTGGTGACGCTGTTCTTCTTCATCGTCGGCTCGGTGATCGGTGCGCTGCACCTTCCGATGTGGAGCTCCGACGCGATCACGCTCGGCTCGTTCTCGCTCGCCGAGGACACCGGACTCGGCTACGGCGGGGCCCTGGTCCTCCAGCTCGCGGTGCTCGGCGCCATCGGCTGGGTCGCGACCCGCTGGGCGCGCCGCCACGACGCACCGCCCGCCGGTCGGCCGCCGACCGCGCGCGGCGTGTGGCGGGTCGTGCGCGGTTCGTGGCCGCTGTGGGTCGGCGCGCTCGTGCTCGCGGTGCTCAACGCCGCCGTCCTGCTCACCCGGGGCAGCCCGTGGGGCATCACGTCGGCCTTCGTGCTGTGGGGCTCGAAGGGGCTGCAGGCCGTGGGCGTGGACGTGGCGTCCTGGCCGTACTGGCAGGGCGAGAAGGCCGCCGCGCTGTCGCAGTCGGTGCTCACCGACGGGACGTCGGTGCTGGACTTCGGGATCATGATCGGCGCGCTGGTGGCCTCGGCGGCGTCGGGCGCCTTCGTGCTGGCCAAGCGCCTGCCCGCGAAGGTCCTGCTGGCGGCGGTGGTCGGCGGCCTGCTGATGGGCTACGGCGCGCGGCTGGCCTACGGCTGCAACATCGGCGCCTACTTCTCCGGGATCGCCTCGTTCTCCCTGCACGGCTGGGCCTGGGGCCTGCTGGCCCTGGTCGGCACCTGGATCGGCCTGCGCCTGCGTCCGCTGTTCGGCCTCGACGTGCCCAAGCCCACCGACTCGGTCTGCTGA
- a CDS encoding alpha/beta fold hydrolase, with the protein MDEPTTLGVIDAGAHQLSVSATEQADRTSPVVILLPAMGVPATYYRPFIENLRERGLTVVGIDFRGHGQSRPRAARGVRFGYQALVDDVDAVVDLVAERYPRAPRFLVGHSLGGQITMLNAAARPDRVHGTAMLASGSVWFRSFPGSRGIKNLIGTQFIAVVSTLLGYWPGWSFGGRQPTALMRDWARMARTGRWSLTGSTTDYEKALGELRLPLLTVTFDGDELAPPSSTDHLAGKAPHAVRTRRHYSLADAGAEKLGHFGWVYRSAELSRWISEWISSCDATAEGPASAVGPHSAGRGGAASG; encoded by the coding sequence GTGGATGAACCGACCACGCTCGGCGTGATCGACGCCGGCGCGCACCAGCTCTCGGTCAGCGCCACCGAGCAGGCCGACCGCACCAGCCCCGTGGTGATCCTCCTGCCCGCGATGGGCGTACCCGCGACGTACTACCGCCCCTTCATCGAGAACCTCCGGGAACGGGGCCTCACGGTGGTGGGCATCGACTTCCGCGGGCACGGCCAGAGCAGGCCGCGTGCGGCTCGCGGCGTCCGCTTCGGCTACCAGGCGCTCGTCGACGACGTCGACGCGGTCGTGGACCTGGTCGCCGAGCGCTACCCGCGGGCTCCGCGCTTCCTGGTCGGTCACAGCCTGGGCGGCCAGATCACCATGCTCAACGCCGCCGCCCGCCCCGACCGGGTGCACGGAACGGCGATGCTGGCTTCCGGCTCGGTGTGGTTCCGCTCGTTCCCCGGCAGCCGCGGGATCAAGAACCTCATCGGCACGCAGTTCATCGCGGTGGTCTCCACGCTGCTCGGCTACTGGCCGGGCTGGAGCTTCGGCGGGCGGCAGCCGACCGCCCTGATGCGGGACTGGGCCAGGATGGCCCGCACCGGTCGCTGGTCGCTCACGGGCTCGACGACCGACTACGAGAAGGCGCTCGGAGAGCTGCGGCTGCCGCTGCTGACGGTGACCTTCGACGGTGACGAGCTCGCGCCGCCTTCCTCGACGGACCACTTGGCGGGCAAAGCACCCCATGCCGTGCGCACCCGGCGGCACTACAGCCTCGCCGACGCGGGAGCGGAGAAGCTCGGCCACTTCGGCTGGGTCTACCGCAGCGCCGAGCTCTCCCGGTGGATCAGCGAGTGGATCTCCTCCTGCGATGCCACGGCTGAGGGGCCCGCCAGCGCAGTCGGTCCGCACTCAGCCGGTCGAGGCGGGGCCGCATCCGGCTGA
- a CDS encoding sulfurtransferase: MHTLISTDDLMKRLQEERPPVVLDVRWFLIGPPGRQEYDQGHIPGAVFVDLPTELASEPGAGGRHPLPGPARLEQTLRRAGVTDGRTVVVYDADNASAAARAWWLLRWAGHTDVRVLDGGYAAWVADGGAVTTEEPAPAPGDFEVRPGAMPVLDADDAARVARAGRLLDARAPERYRGDNEPIDPRAGHIPGAVNAPFSEHVDENGRWRSASDLADRFARLGVGPAEQVGVYCGSGVTACSVLLALEHAGISNPQRPAALYTGSWSQWSSDPQRPAATGEEPG; the protein is encoded by the coding sequence ATGCATACCTTGATCAGTACTGATGATCTCATGAAGCGCCTCCAGGAGGAGCGGCCCCCGGTCGTGCTCGACGTCCGTTGGTTCCTGATTGGACCGCCGGGTAGGCAGGAGTACGACCAGGGGCATATTCCGGGTGCCGTGTTCGTCGACCTGCCCACCGAACTGGCGTCCGAGCCGGGCGCGGGCGGGCGGCATCCGCTGCCCGGTCCCGCCCGGCTGGAGCAGACTTTGCGCCGGGCTGGGGTGACCGACGGGCGCACCGTCGTCGTATACGACGCCGACAACGCGTCGGCCGCGGCCCGGGCGTGGTGGCTCCTGCGCTGGGCGGGGCACACCGACGTCCGCGTACTCGACGGCGGCTACGCGGCGTGGGTGGCCGACGGTGGTGCGGTGACCACCGAGGAACCGGCGCCTGCGCCGGGCGACTTCGAGGTGCGTCCAGGAGCGATGCCGGTGCTCGACGCCGACGACGCGGCTCGGGTCGCCCGTGCCGGGCGCTTGCTCGACGCGAGGGCGCCCGAGCGCTACCGCGGGGACAACGAGCCGATCGATCCGCGGGCCGGCCACATCCCGGGTGCGGTCAACGCGCCGTTCTCGGAGCACGTCGACGAGAACGGCCGGTGGCGCAGCGCCTCCGACCTCGCCGACCGGTTCGCCCGCCTGGGAGTCGGCCCGGCCGAGCAGGTCGGGGTGTACTGCGGGTCCGGTGTCACCGCCTGCTCCGTCCTGCTCGCGCTGGAACACGCCGGCATCAGCAATCCCCAGCGCCCGGCCGCTCTGTACACCGGGTCGTGGTCGCAGTGGTCCTCCGACCCGCAGCGGCCGGCGGCGACCGGAGAGGAGCCCGGCTGA
- a CDS encoding metal-dependent transcriptional regulator, which produces MNDLIDTTEMYLRTIYDLEEEGVVPLRARIAERLEQSGPTVSQTVARMERDGLLTVAEDRHLELTKAGRARAISVMRKHRLAERLLVDVIGLEWEQVHLEACRWEHVMSEAVERKLVKLLGNPTTSPYGNPIPGLDELGVGDSVEPVDTDLRRVDEVARSGGGRALVCRIAEHVQLDPDLMSELKKVGVVPGNEIDIVAVAGVNKPIQVQGSEGGTQLQPGIAHAVMVRVK; this is translated from the coding sequence GTGAACGATCTCATCGATACCACCGAGATGTACCTCCGCACCATTTACGACCTCGAAGAGGAAGGTGTGGTTCCGCTCCGCGCACGCATAGCCGAACGCCTGGAGCAGAGCGGCCCCACGGTGAGCCAGACGGTCGCGCGGATGGAGCGGGACGGGCTGCTGACCGTCGCCGAGGACCGGCACCTCGAACTCACCAAAGCCGGGCGCGCCCGCGCGATCAGCGTGATGCGCAAGCACCGACTCGCCGAACGGCTCCTGGTCGACGTCATCGGGCTCGAATGGGAGCAGGTCCACCTGGAGGCGTGCCGCTGGGAGCACGTCATGAGCGAAGCCGTCGAGCGCAAGCTCGTCAAACTGCTCGGCAACCCCACCACGTCCCCCTACGGCAACCCGATCCCCGGTCTCGACGAACTCGGTGTGGGTGACTCGGTCGAGCCCGTCGACACCGACCTGCGGCGCGTCGACGAGGTGGCCCGCTCCGGGGGCGGGCGCGCTCTGGTCTGCCGCATCGCCGAGCACGTGCAGCTGGACCCCGACCTGATGAGCGAGCTCAAGAAGGTCGGCGTGGTGCCCGGAAACGAGATCGACATCGTCGCGGTCGCCGGTGTGAACAAACCGATCCAGGTGCAGGGCTCGGAGGGCGGCACGCAGCTGCAGCCGGGCATCGCGCACGCGGTCATGGTGCGCGTCAAGTGA
- a CDS encoding bifunctional GNAT family N-acetyltransferase/acetate--CoA ligase family protein produces the protein MQDQPNAQAEHAAYPRQWEADVVLSDGGTVHLRPIRPEDAEGLIAFHSRLSDRTRYFRYFGPYPRMPKRDVDRFSQVDYVKRVALVALLGDDIVAVGRFDRLGDQDSAEVAFVVQDEHQGRGLGSILLEHLAAAARERGLRRFVAEVLAENSTMVRVFRDAGYQVRRAMEEGVVHLEFDIDPTEESVAVARAREQAAEARSVHNLLHPRSVAVIGASTDHAKIGHAVLTNLLTADFAGPVYPVNPEHRSVRGVRAYPSVLDIPDDVDLAVVAIPAAGVDEVLDACLAKGVKALVIVSSGFSEAGPDGREIERRMVRAARVHGMRVVGPNALGVVNTDPGYRVNATLAPRLPGRGRTGFFCQSGALGVAILATAAERGLGLSTFVSAGNRADVSGNDLLQYWQTDPGTDVVLLYLESFGNPRKFARLARRLARTKPIVVVKSGRNAVRPGLAATSVQVDETSVQALFDQSGVIRVESVAEMFDTAVLLAHQPLPAGERVAIVGNSSALGMLAADVAQAQGLRLAGEPVDVGAAAGPEEFAAAVREAALRTDVDALVTVFAPPVAVPGTAYARALREALRAAEVADNKPVVTTFLAAEGVPDELAVPGADGAPGRGSVPSYPSPERAVLALARATRYARWRAAPKGHLLRPDGIDAERARGLVEAWLTDDLQRLTDDRTVELLRCYGIELVAFRRADSPEEAAAAAAELGYPVALKSVSDKLRHRSDLVGVRLDLAGEEAVLGAYADLRRVSGQDEVYVQRMAERGTSCVIGLVEDPSFGTLVSFGLAGVASELLGDTAYRAVPLTDMDAAALVRAPRAAPLLAGYRGGAPADFGALEDLVLRVAALAEDLPEVRELALQPVLASSDGVAVTGARLSLGRSSAVPDTGPRRLR, from the coding sequence GTGCAGGACCAGCCGAACGCGCAGGCCGAGCACGCGGCCTACCCCCGGCAGTGGGAGGCCGACGTCGTGCTCTCCGACGGCGGCACGGTGCACCTGCGGCCGATCCGGCCCGAGGACGCCGAGGGCCTGATCGCCTTCCACAGCAGGCTCAGCGACCGCACGCGGTACTTCCGCTACTTCGGGCCCTACCCGCGGATGCCCAAGCGCGACGTCGACCGCTTCAGCCAGGTCGACTACGTCAAGCGGGTCGCGCTGGTCGCACTGCTCGGCGACGACATCGTGGCGGTCGGCCGCTTCGACCGGCTCGGCGACCAGGACTCCGCCGAGGTCGCCTTCGTCGTCCAGGACGAGCACCAGGGCCGCGGACTCGGCTCGATCCTGCTCGAACACCTCGCCGCCGCGGCGCGGGAGCGCGGGCTGCGGCGCTTCGTCGCCGAGGTCCTGGCGGAGAACTCCACGATGGTGCGGGTCTTCCGCGACGCCGGCTACCAGGTGCGGCGCGCGATGGAGGAAGGCGTGGTGCACCTGGAGTTCGACATCGACCCCACCGAGGAGTCGGTGGCGGTCGCGAGGGCGCGCGAGCAGGCCGCCGAAGCGCGCAGCGTGCACAACCTGCTGCACCCGCGCTCGGTCGCGGTCATCGGGGCGTCCACCGACCACGCCAAGATCGGGCACGCGGTGCTGACGAACCTGCTCACCGCCGACTTCGCGGGCCCGGTGTACCCGGTCAACCCGGAGCATCGGTCCGTCCGGGGTGTGCGGGCCTACCCGTCGGTGCTCGACATCCCCGACGACGTGGACCTGGCGGTGGTCGCCATCCCGGCCGCGGGCGTCGACGAGGTGCTCGACGCTTGCCTTGCCAAGGGCGTCAAGGCGCTGGTCATCGTCAGCTCCGGGTTCAGCGAGGCCGGGCCCGACGGCCGGGAGATCGAGCGGCGCATGGTCCGCGCGGCGCGCGTGCACGGGATGCGGGTGGTGGGCCCCAACGCGCTGGGCGTGGTCAACACCGACCCCGGCTACCGGGTGAACGCGACGCTGGCGCCACGGCTGCCCGGTCGTGGCCGCACCGGGTTCTTCTGCCAGTCCGGTGCGCTGGGCGTGGCGATCCTGGCGACCGCGGCCGAGCGCGGGCTGGGGCTTTCGACGTTCGTCTCGGCGGGCAACCGCGCCGACGTCTCCGGCAACGACCTGTTGCAGTACTGGCAGACCGATCCCGGCACCGACGTCGTGCTGCTCTACCTCGAATCCTTCGGCAACCCGCGCAAGTTCGCGCGGCTGGCGCGCAGGCTCGCGCGCACGAAGCCGATCGTGGTGGTGAAGTCCGGTCGCAACGCGGTGCGTCCGGGTCTGGCCGCGACGTCGGTGCAGGTCGACGAGACCAGCGTGCAGGCGCTGTTCGACCAGTCGGGCGTCATCCGCGTGGAGTCGGTGGCCGAGATGTTCGACACCGCAGTTTTGCTGGCGCACCAGCCGCTGCCTGCGGGGGAGCGGGTCGCGATCGTCGGCAACTCCTCGGCGCTGGGCATGCTGGCCGCCGACGTGGCGCAGGCGCAGGGGCTCCGGCTGGCGGGCGAGCCGGTCGACGTGGGAGCGGCGGCCGGGCCGGAGGAGTTCGCCGCCGCGGTGCGCGAGGCCGCGCTGCGCACCGACGTCGACGCGCTGGTCACGGTGTTCGCGCCGCCCGTGGCGGTGCCGGGCACGGCCTACGCGCGTGCGCTGCGCGAAGCGTTGCGGGCGGCTGAGGTCGCCGACAACAAGCCGGTGGTGACCACGTTCCTGGCGGCCGAAGGCGTGCCCGACGAACTCGCCGTGCCGGGTGCCGACGGGGCTCCGGGACGCGGTTCGGTTCCCTCCTACCCGAGTCCTGAGCGCGCCGTGCTCGCACTGGCCCGAGCGACCCGGTACGCGCGGTGGCGAGCCGCCCCGAAGGGCCACCTGCTGCGGCCGGACGGCATCGACGCCGAACGGGCCCGCGGTCTGGTCGAGGCGTGGCTGACCGACGACCTCCAGCGGCTCACCGACGACCGCACGGTGGAGCTGCTGCGCTGCTATGGCATCGAGCTCGTGGCCTTCCGCCGGGCCGACTCGCCCGAGGAGGCCGCGGCGGCCGCGGCGGAGCTGGGCTACCCGGTGGCGCTGAAGTCGGTGAGCGACAAGCTCCGCCACCGCAGCGACCTGGTCGGCGTCCGCCTCGACCTGGCGGGCGAGGAGGCCGTTCTCGGCGCGTACGCCGACCTGCGGCGGGTGTCGGGCCAGGACGAGGTGTACGTGCAGCGGATGGCGGAGCGGGGCACGTCGTGCGTGATCGGCCTGGTGGAGGACCCCTCCTTCGGCACCCTGGTCTCCTTCGGTCTGGCGGGTGTGGCCAGCGAGCTCCTCGGCGACACCGCGTACCGGGCGGTGCCGCTGACCGACATGGACGCCGCGGCGCTGGTGCGCGCCCCCAGGGCGGCGCCGCTGCTGGCCGGTTACCGGGGTGGTGCGCCCGCCGACTTCGGTGCGCTGGAGGACCTCGTGCTGCGGGTCGCGGCCCTGGCGGAGGACCTGCCGGAAGTGCGGGAACTCGCGCTGCAACCGGTGCTGGCGTCGTCGGACGGCGTCGCGGTCACCGGTGCCCGGCTGAGTCTCGGGCGTTCGTCGGCGGTCCCGGACACAGGCCCGCGCCGCCTGCGGTGA